One Rhodospirillales bacterium genomic window, CACCTCGGAGCCCGCTTGGGTGAAGCGGAAGATGTTGTCGACGAAGAAGAGAACGTCCTGGCCTTCCTGGTCGCGGAAGTATTCGGCGAGCGTGAGACCGGAGAGGCCGACGCGCGCGCGCGCGCCGGGCGGCTCGTTCATCTGGCCGTAGACCAGCGCCGCCTTGGAACCGGGGCCGTCGAGCTTGATCACGCCCGATTCGATCATTTCGTGGTAGAGGTCGTTGCCCTCGCGCGTGCGCTCGCCGACGCCGGCGAAGACCGAATAGCCGCCGTGGCCCTTGGCGATGTTGTTGATCAATTCCATGATGATGACGGTCTTGCCGACGCCCGCGCCGCCGAACAGGCCGATCTTGCCGCCCTTGGCGTAGGGGCAGATCAGGTCCACCACCTTGATGCCGGTGGTGAGAATTTGCGTTTCGGTCGACTGGTCGACGAAGGCCGGGGCCGGCGCGTGGATCGGCATCGACATCTTGGCGTTGACGGGCCCTCGCTCGTCGACCGGCTCGCCGATCACGTTGATGATGCGCCCGAGCGTTTCCGGGCCGACCGGCACGCGGATCGGACCGCCGGTGTCCTTGACCTCGACCCCGCGCTGCAGGCCGTCGGTGGTGTCCATGGCGACCGTGCGCACCGCCTTTTCGCCCAGGTGCTGCGCGACCTCGAGCACCAACAGCTTGCCGCCGTTGTCGACGTGCAGCGCGTTCAGGATTTCCGGCAGCTCGCCCTCGAAGCGGACGTCGACCACCGCGCCCATGACCTGGGTGACCTTGCCGATGTTGTTCTTCGCCATGTGTTTCGTGCTCCGGCTAGAGCGCTTCCGCGCCCGAGATGATTTCGATCAGTTCCTTGGTGATGCCGGCCTGGCGCGTGCGGTTGTATTGCAGCGTCAGCCGGTCGATCATGTCGCCCGCGTTGCGGGTCGCGTTGTCCATCGCGGTCATGCGCGCGCCGTGCTCGGACGCCGAGCTTTCGAGCAGCGCCTGGAACGTCTGGATGGCGAGGTTGCGCGGCAGCAGCTCGGCCAGGATCTCGGCCTCGTCCGGCTCGAAGATCGGCACCGCGCGCGCGCCCTGAGCGGCCGCGGTTTCCGCCGGCACCGGCAGCGGCACGATCTGGCTCCGGGTCACGATCTGGGTCATGGCCGACTTGAAGCGGTTGAAAATGAGCGTGGCGACGTCGAAGGCGCCCGCCTCGTAGAGGGCGACGAGCTTCGCCGCGATCGGCTGGGCGTCGGCGTATTGGACGCCCTTGCGCCCGATGCCGGTGAAATCGGCGACGATGTCGTTTTTGAAATCGCGCCGGAGCACGTCGCGGCCCTTGCGCCCGACGCAGAGGAGCTTGACGGTCTTGCCCCCGGCGCGCAGCTCCTGGGCGAGGCGGCGGGTTTCGCGCACGACCGAACTGTTGAAGACGCCGCAGAGGCCCCGGTCGGCGGTGCAGGGGATCAGCAGGTGCACCTTGTCCTCGCCGGTGCCGGCGAGCAGCCTCGGCGCGCCGGCCACGCCCTTCTGGCCGGCGGCGAGCGCGGCCACCATGCGGCCCATGCGCTCGGCGTAGGCGCGGCTGGCCTCGGCCGACTCTTGCGCGCGGCGCAATTTCGCGGCGGCCACCATCTTCATGGCCGACGTGATCTTGCGCGTCGCCTTGACGCTGTTGATCCGCAGTTTGAAGGATTTCAGGCTCGGCATGACGTGGGTCCGGTATGGCGCCTCAGCCGGCGAAGGTCTTGGCGAATTCGTCGTAGAAGCGCGTCATCCGTTCCTCGGTCTTCTTGGAGATTTCCCTCTCGGTCCGGAGGGTGTCGAGAATGTCCTTGCCCTTGGCGCGCAGCTCCGACAGCGCCTGGCGCTCGAACTTGCCGACGTCGCCGACCGCGATCTTGTCGAGATAGCCGCGCACCCCGGCGAAGATCAACGCCACCTGCTCCTCGACCGGCAGTGGGCTGTACTGCGGCTGCTTGAGGATTTCGGTCAGCCGCGCGCCGCGCGCGAGCAGGCGCTGGGTCGCGGCGTCGAGGTCGGAGGCGAACTGGGCGAAGGCGGCCATCTCGCGGTACTGGGCGAGTTCGAGCTTGATGGTGCCGGCGACCTGCTTCATCGCCTTGATCTGGGCGGCGGAGCCGACGCGGCTGACCGAGAGGCCGACGTTCACCGCCGGGCGGATGCCCTTATAGAACAGTTCGGTTTCGAGGAAGATCTGGCCGTCGGTGATGGAAATGACGTTGGTCGGGATGTAGGCCGACACGTCGCCCGCCTGGGTTTCGATCACCGGCAGCGCGGTGAGCGAGCCGGCGCCGTGGCCGTCGTTCATTTTGGCCGCGCGCTCGAGCAGGCGCGAATGGAGATAGAACACGTCGCCGGGATAGGCTTCGCGCCCCGGCGGGCGGCGGAGCAAGAGCGACATCTGGCGGTAGGCCACCGCCTGCTTGGACAGATCGTCGTAGAAGATGACCGCGTGCATGCCGTTGTCGCGGAAATACTCGCCCATGGCGCAGCCGGTGTAGGGGGCCAGGAACTGCAACGGCGCCGGGTCGGACGCGGTCGCCGCGATCACGATCGAGTACTTGAGCGCGTCGTTGTCTTCCAGCGTCTTGACCAGCTGGGCGACGGTCGAGCGCTTCTGGCCGATCGCGACGTAGACGCAGTAGAGCTTGCTCTTCTCGTCGCCGCTTTCGTTGACCCGCTTCTGGTTGAGGATGGTGTCGACGATGATCGCCGTCTTGCCGGTCTGGCGGTCGCCGATGATCAGCTCGCGCTGGCCGCGGCCGATCGGGATCAGGCTGTCGATCGCCTTGATGCCGGTTTGCATCGGCTCGTGCACCGAACGGCGCGGCACGATGCCCGGCGCCTTGACCTCGACCCGCGCGCGCTTGGCTGACGCGATCGGACCCTTGCCGTCGATCGGCTGGCCGAGCCCGTCGACCACGCGACCCAACAGCTCCTTGCCGACCGGCACGTCGACGATGGCGCCGGTGCGCTTGACCGTGTCGCCCTCGCGGATGTTGCGGTCGTCGCCGAAAATCACCGCGCCGACGTTGTCGTCCTCCAGGTTCAGCGCCATGCCCTTGATGCCGCCGGGAAACTCGACCATTTCGCCGGCCTGCACGGAATCGAGCCCCCAGATGCGGGCGATGCCGTCGCCGACCGACAACACTTGGCCCACCTCCGCGACCTCGGCTTCGGCGCCGAAGTTGGCGATGCGTTCCTTGAGGATGGCGGAAATTTCCGCGGCGCGAATGTCCATCAGGCGGTTCCTTTCATGGCGGTGCGCATGCGCGCGAGGCGCGAACGGAGCGAGCTGTCGACCATGCGCGAGCCGACCTTGACGACCAGGCCGCCGAGCAGCTCGGGCTCGACCCGGGCGTGGATCACGACCCTGGCGCCGAGGGCCTTCTTGAGCTGGCTTTCGAGCGCGTCGGTCTGGTCTTTCGAGAGCGGTTTGGCCGAGGCGACCTCGGCGGTAATTTCGCCCGCGCGCTCGGCGAGCCGGGCGCGAAACGCGGCGATCATGTCGGGCAGCTGGGCGGCGCGGCGGTTTTTCACCGTCAGGCCGACGAAGTTGCGGGTCAGCGCGTCGAGGCGGGCTTCCTCCATCACCGCGTCGAGGCCGAAGTGCTGATCCTCGCGCGACATGCGCGGCGAGCGGATCAGGCGCCCGAGGTCGTGGCTGTCGGCGACCATGGCGCCGAGCCGGGCGAGGTCCTCGGCGACGCGGTCGAGCTTGCCTTTTTCCTCCGCCAAATCGAACAAAGCGGCCGCATAGCGGGCGGCGAGGCCTGTCGCCCCTGTGGAAGCTCCGGTGGACACGCGCTTGCCCTCAAGAAATCCGACGAAAAAACGAGCGCGTCGCCGGCCGAAAAACGGGAGATTCCGGGGCGCCGCGGCGGGTGGGTTCTCTACCACGGTCTGCCCCCGCGGCGCAACCTGACTTGCCGCAGGTGCGAAGTTCCGGAAGCCGGGAAAAACGCCAGCCCGAACAACGAATTATCGGCTGCGGGCAGCGGCGTCCGGAAAGCCCGCGACCCAAGGGATGCTGTGACGGTCGTCATCGCGAAAAACGCCCGCGTGTTCTCTCCTTGCAAGCAGAGGGAAAAGGAGAAAGCCATGACCACGGTCGCGACGCCCCGCAATCCGGGCGGACCCAGTGCCGGTCCGAATGGGCTTCTCGATCGGCCGAACCGCGGGAGCCAATGGGATCCCGCCCACGAGCGGCTTTGTGCCCTTGTTTATCTGATCGTCGGCGAGCGGCGTTTCGCGCGCTCCATGATCAAGAGCGCCCTCAACGGCTTCGGCTTCCGCAATTTGACCGAATGCGAATCGGCCGAGCACGCACTCAAGGTGATCGTGGAGGGCGGCGTCGACGCGGTCCTGGTCGAGCACGACATGCCGGGCACCAACGGCGCCGAATTCGTCTGGCGGCTGCGCCGCCTCGGCGACGAGCGGGCGCGGCGGCTGCCGGTGGTGATGGTCGGCAACGACGCCCTCGCCGCCCACGTCCGCGACGCGGTCGATTCCGGCGTCAACGAATATCTGCCGAAACCGTACTCCCGGCGCGACTTTTATGCCCGCATCCGCCGCGCGGTCCTCGCGCCCAAGCCGTTCGTCGTCACGCCCGGCTACGTCGGCCCCGACCGGCGCATCGTCGATCAGGGCCCGCCGCGCGGGTCCGAGCGGCGCGTCGGGCTTCCGATGTCGGTTCAGCTTTACGCGCTCGCCGGATCGGAGCCGAAGTGGATCAAGGCCGCGAAGCTGGGGACGGACGGCGGCGACAAAACCGCGAGTCCGGCGGAGTCGCCCGCGGAAGCCAAACCGCCCGGCGCCTTGCCGCACGCGTCCGCGACCGGGAACCCGGCGCCGTTTTCCGCCGCGCCGTCTTCAGTCCTCGCCGAATCGGACTTTTCCGGAGGCGGCGCGGGAGAACGCCTTGCGGCCCGGCGCGCGCGCCGCGAGACTCACAAGAAAC contains:
- a CDS encoding F0F1 ATP synthase subunit alpha, translating into MDIRAAEISAILKERIANFGAEAEVAEVGQVLSVGDGIARIWGLDSVQAGEMVEFPGGIKGMALNLEDDNVGAVIFGDDRNIREGDTVKRTGAIVDVPVGKELLGRVVDGLGQPIDGKGPIASAKRARVEVKAPGIVPRRSVHEPMQTGIKAIDSLIPIGRGQRELIIGDRQTGKTAIIVDTILNQKRVNESGDEKSKLYCVYVAIGQKRSTVAQLVKTLEDNDALKYSIVIAATASDPAPLQFLAPYTGCAMGEYFRDNGMHAVIFYDDLSKQAVAYRQMSLLLRRPPGREAYPGDVFYLHSRLLERAAKMNDGHGAGSLTALPVIETQAGDVSAYIPTNVISITDGQIFLETELFYKGIRPAVNVGLSVSRVGSAAQIKAMKQVAGTIKLELAQYREMAAFAQFASDLDAATQRLLARGARLTEILKQPQYSPLPVEEQVALIFAGVRGYLDKIAVGDVGKFERQALSELRAKGKDILDTLRTEREISKKTEERMTRFYDEFAKTFAG
- a CDS encoding F0F1 ATP synthase subunit delta — protein: MSTGASTGATGLAARYAAALFDLAEEKGKLDRVAEDLARLGAMVADSHDLGRLIRSPRMSREDQHFGLDAVMEEARLDALTRNFVGLTVKNRRAAQLPDMIAAFRARLAERAGEITAEVASAKPLSKDQTDALESQLKKALGARVVIHARVEPELLGGLVVKVGSRMVDSSLRSRLARMRTAMKGTA
- a CDS encoding response regulator yields the protein MTTVATPRNPGGPSAGPNGLLDRPNRGSQWDPAHERLCALVYLIVGERRFARSMIKSALNGFGFRNLTECESAEHALKVIVEGGVDAVLVEHDMPGTNGAEFVWRLRRLGDERARRLPVVMVGNDALAAHVRDAVDSGVNEYLPKPYSRRDFYARIRRAVLAPKPFVVTPGYVGPDRRIVDQGPPRGSERRVGLPMSVQLYALAGSEPKWIKAAKLGTDGGDKTASPAESPAEAKPPGALPHASATGNPAPFSAAPSSVLAESDFSGGGAGERLAARRARRETHKKP
- the atpD gene encoding F0F1 ATP synthase subunit beta gives rise to the protein MAKNNIGKVTQVMGAVVDVRFEGELPEILNALHVDNGGKLLVLEVAQHLGEKAVRTVAMDTTDGLQRGVEVKDTGGPIRVPVGPETLGRIINVIGEPVDERGPVNAKMSMPIHAPAPAFVDQSTETQILTTGIKVVDLICPYAKGGKIGLFGGAGVGKTVIIMELINNIAKGHGGYSVFAGVGERTREGNDLYHEMIESGVIKLDGPGSKAALVYGQMNEPPGARARVGLSGLTLAEYFRDQEGQDVLFFVDNIFRFTQAGSEVSALLGRIPSAVGYQPTLATDMGALQERITSTNKGSITSVQAIYVPADDLTDPAPATSFSHLDATTVLSRQIAELGIYPAVDPLDSTSRVLDPRVVGEEHYQVATQVQKILQTYKSLQDIIAILGMDELSEEDKLTVARARKIQRFLSQPFHVAEVFTGSPGKLVALADTIKGFKGIVAGDYDTLPESAFYMVGTIEEAVEKAKRMAAEAA
- a CDS encoding F0F1 ATP synthase subunit gamma; the encoded protein is MPSLKSFKLRINSVKATRKITSAMKMVAAAKLRRAQESAEASRAYAERMGRMVAALAAGQKGVAGAPRLLAGTGEDKVHLLIPCTADRGLCGVFNSSVVRETRRLAQELRAGGKTVKLLCVGRKGRDVLRRDFKNDIVADFTGIGRKGVQYADAQPIAAKLVALYEAGAFDVATLIFNRFKSAMTQIVTRSQIVPLPVPAETAAAQGARAVPIFEPDEAEILAELLPRNLAIQTFQALLESSASEHGARMTAMDNATRNAGDMIDRLTLQYNRTRQAGITKELIEIISGAEAL